The Odontesthes bonariensis isolate fOdoBon6 chromosome 19, fOdoBon6.hap1, whole genome shotgun sequence genome includes the window tgttttctcttcttctttcaggCCTACACGTGGCTGCAGAAAGAGACGAACCCTGAAACAGACCCAGTGGTCATCGTTCGGTTTATTGGCTCCAGCCAACCCTCCACAGACCTACGAACTCTCTTGCAGAGCATCTGTGAACAGATTGCAATAAACTACCGCTGCCTGATTCACTTTATGCCTACCAAAATTGAGGAGATGAAGGAGCTCTTGATCAACCTCCTTGGGGAATCCTCATTCCACAGGCCCCTGGTCATTGTGCTGGACGCCCTGGAGCAGCTGTCAGAAGCAGATGATGCTCGCAAGCTGTGGTGGCTCCCCATACACCTGCCTCGCACGGTCCGCATCATTTTATCAACGCTGCCCAATAAACACCGCATCTTGCAGAAGCTGCGGAGCCTCGTCCATGACGAGGGGTACTATGTGGAGCTGATCCAGAGAGACCGAAAAGTCTGCAGCCAAACGTTAAAACAGCAGCTGCTCGGGGTGAAGAGAAAGGTAACCTCAGGCCAGCAGATCTATGTCAATGAGGCGCTTGCAAAGTGTACGTTGCCGATGTTTGTCAACCTTATCTACAGAGAAGTAGTTCACTGGAGGTCTCACAAAGACGTGGACGATAAATCCCTCTGCTCAACGGTGCATGAAAGCATAGAACAACTATTCTACTCTGTGGAGAACAAACTGGGCCAACGATTTGTCTTCAGAGCATTGGGCTACATCACTATGGCTAAAGCCGGGCTAACGGAGGTTGAGCTGGAAGATATTCTGTCCCTTGACAACATAGTTCTTGGCGATGTCATTGTGCCAACTTACCTCAAAAACCCACTGAGGATCTCTTATGACTTGGTTGCGAAGCTCAGGGAGGAGCTGGAAGGCTATCTGGTGGAGCGGCAGGTACGGAACATCACCTTGATGGTCTGGGCCAACAGGCATCTGCATCTGATTGCCCAGAAACTGTATCTAAGTAATGAGGAGGATGTGCATCAAATGCACAGCCTCTTGGCTGAGTACTTCCTAGGGGCATGGTCAGGAGGCAGGAAGAAGATCTTTACTTACGATAACAACCATTTCACTTCCCTGAACATTTCTCATCACAAAAACCCTCACCATCCACAGTCCCATGAAAAAACATCCTCTGATAAATACTCCTACGACAGACAGACTCCCGAACAGCCCTGGGTGTTCCAGTGCAACCTTTTGGAGCCTGACATTTTCTTTGTCAAtcacagaaagatgatagagcTTGTGTACCACCTCACCAGGAGTGGGCGCACCGATGACCTCATGTTCGGTGTCATCATGAACTTCAGCTGGCTCTACACGATGATCAAGATCGGTCAGTTTGACAAGGCTTTAACAGACATTGACCTTGCTTATAGCTACACCCAAGAAAAAGAGCTCAAGTTCCTGGCAACCACTCTACGCAGCGTCAAGGTAAAAGTGCTAAAAAACCCAGCATCGCTGTCCGCAGAACTGCAGCAAAGGCTTCTTCCAGTTGTCACTTCCCTACCTAAGCTCAGACACCTTCTCCTGGAGTGCGACAAAGACGGGCCGAAGTACTGCTCTATTATACCTCTCCACTCCTCTATGGACGTCACCTACAGTCCAGAGAGGCTTCCTCTTTGCACCAGCTACATGCAGATTGTGGAGATCCTGCCCACTCTAGCCCCAAACATCGTCCTCGTAGCATTAGAAGATGGGTCGGTCAGCACCTGGGATGTAGAGAGCCGGCAGCTCCTGCGACAGATCGACACAGCCAGATCTGTTGTGCTGGGAATCAGGCTAACCTCTGACGAAAAGTATCTGGTCGTGGCCACAACCAAAAATACTCTTCTTATCTATGATAATCACAAGTCCTGCCTTTTATCAGAGGTTGAAATTAAGGGGTCGAAGCACAGTGGCGTCACTGGTGGAGTTGCCTTCATCAACGGTTTTACTCTCTCCACCCATCACGCTTTGGCTTGGCTTGAGGCTAGTAAAGATGTCAACGTCATTGACCTCCTCTACGGCTGGCCTCTCTACCAGTTCCATTGCTGGTACGAGGTGACATGTGTCCAGTGCTCACCAGATGGGATGTACGCCTTCTGTGGCCAGTACCTCAACACAGCATCCATCTTCCATCTGGGAAATGGGGACAAGTTAGCCACTGTGACGTCTGAATTTTCTGGGGGGTTTGTCAAGTCCATCCTTATACTAGATACCCTTAACCAAATGGTGATGATTGATAATGAAGGCAGTTTGTCTGTGTGGAGCACCAAAGAGGTAACTAACCCGAAGCTGATGGAGGATTATGATTGTAGAGGGGATGACAGTGAAGTGGTGGGCATTGAGTTAGCTGAAGACCAGCGTTCCATACTGATTTGCAAGGCCAGGAGTATCGAGGTTCTTGACACTAAAGTATGGAAAATGGTCGAGAAGTTCAAAGCCAAACGTACTGAACgctttgttgctgctgttctCTCGAAGAATGGACAGAGCATCGTGGCCTCCATGGAGAACACCTCCTCCATCTTTGTCTGGAGGAGGGACAGTGGACAGTGCATGGCTAGCCTGATCGAGATCTCAGGGGCTATCGTCAAACTCATCAAATCGGTCCACCACAACCTGCTTCTTTCTGTTGCCAGCAGTGgggttctgtctgtttgggacattGACATCATCACCGCCATGTCCAACATTGACAAAACAGGCAAGAAGATACAGACCTTGCAGCTGTCTGGCAGAGAGGACTACGTTTTTACCATGGATGGCTCAGAAGCCGTCCACAAGTGGAATTTTAGCACTGGCTTTATTGAGATGGTCTTCAAACATGAGGGCACAGTGGAGAACTGTGTCCTAACCTCCTCAGGGGATCTCATGGTGACCTCAGACGACAAGTCCAGTCAGTACATCTGGCAAACCAACAATGGAGAAAACATTTTCCGCATCAATGGACAGAGAATATCACAGCTGCTAATCACCCACAATGACCAGTTTGTGGTGTCCCTGTGTGAGCAGAATGCCTCCCGAGTGTGGAGACTTGCTACCGGGCACAAAGTGTGTAACATCTTAGTCACTCTGCAGAATGCACTGATCACCACAGCAAACACTTTTCTGGTGGGAACGTCCAAGAACAAGCTGCTCGCTGTCAGCCTGTGGTCGGGCAGCGTATCCAAGAAGTTTGTCTGCGATGACGGCATCACCATCGTCAACTTCAAGCTCATTCCTGACTGCCCCGATTGTGTTGTGTTCATCACGTCCACAGAAACCGTCTTCATCTGGAGCGTGGCAGACG containing:
- the nwd2 gene encoding NACHT and WD repeat domain-containing protein 2, yielding MWPSGVGSRQPCPRESALRRAAISGNINALPLHHVPTGRSVRVFISANPDDTEAERNALKEHVYPKLRDFCRENYGIEFQVVDLYWGVDPEEWDNPELQRLRMKLLEECLKTSAGPCFVGLVGEKYGSIRVPGEVESAEFEMILDAAVEAGLDTHILEEWYCRDENSVPPAYYLKPKAQMLKNYQNSMESSSAAKTKNDKAWRNVSEEIKKIFRTAVLQLQEKGTMKIAQAKKFLCSALEDELDFALGKQTPAFLRKCVCYIRKISNFDRFAKLPDMGRYMDIVVGGDRVMRNQEAYERLLKVRDEFIPTVVAASNLRVYSSVTHCDMKLGYSQEVESHYVEGLCKQFYEDMVDIIQATVQQNFDTETDPLYDEVVQHLSLCKNFAALYEYKAESLDYVQEYIMPSKGSRMSPLVVFGGPCTGKTLLLSEVAKQAYTWLQKETNPETDPVVIVRFIGSSQPSTDLRTLLQSICEQIAINYRCLIHFMPTKIEEMKELLINLLGESSFHRPLVIVLDALEQLSEADDARKLWWLPIHLPRTVRIILSTLPNKHRILQKLRSLVHDEGYYVELIQRDRKVCSQTLKQQLLGVKRKVTSGQQIYVNEALAKCTLPMFVNLIYREVVHWRSHKDVDDKSLCSTVHESIEQLFYSVENKLGQRFVFRALGYITMAKAGLTEVELEDILSLDNIVLGDVIVPTYLKNPLRISYDLVAKLREELEGYLVERQVRNITLMVWANRHLHLIAQKLYLSNEEDVHQMHSLLAEYFLGAWSGGRKKIFTYDNNHFTSLNISHHKNPHHPQSHEKTSSDKYSYDRQTPEQPWVFQCNLLEPDIFFVNHRKMIELVYHLTRSGRTDDLMFGVIMNFSWLYTMIKIGQFDKALTDIDLAYSYTQEKELKFLATTLRSVKVKVLKNPASLSAELQQRLLPVVTSLPKLRHLLLECDKDGPKYCSIIPLHSSMDVTYSPERLPLCTSYMQIVEILPTLAPNIVLVALEDGSVSTWDVESRQLLRQIDTARSVVLGIRLTSDEKYLVVATTKNTLLIYDNHKSCLLSEVEIKGSKHSGVTGGVAFINGFTLSTHHALAWLEASKDVNVIDLLYGWPLYQFHCWYEVTCVQCSPDGMYAFCGQYLNTASIFHLGNGDKLATVTSEFSGGFVKSILILDTLNQMVMIDNEGSLSVWSTKEVTNPKLMEDYDCRGDDSEVVGIELAEDQRSILICKARSIEVLDTKVWKMVEKFKAKRTERFVAAVLSKNGQSIVASMENTSSIFVWRRDSGQCMASLIEISGAIVKLIKSVHHNLLLSVASSGVLSVWDIDIITAMSNIDKTGKKIQTLQLSGREDYVFTMDGSEAVHKWNFSTGFIEMVFKHEGTVENCVLTSSGDLMVTSDDKSSQYIWQTNNGENIFRINGQRISQLLITHNDQFVVSLCEQNASRVWRLATGHKVCNILVTLQNALITTANTFLVGTSKNKLLAVSLWSGSVSKKFVCDDGITIVNFKLIPDCPDCVVFITSTETVFIWSVADESVCRRVQLPTNFLKNLEDFQISPNGKLGIVSKGDENINVLDLHSGKLRLVHAAGIIWRQKLSRDGRYLVYICFRNCDEDDEAGVVSNLIVMRLADGKSIGTCSLYKTPTFLLLSQRALNIIIGFEDGSIGTYTVVDRVDAALKIKIATSNSRQIVNNASQKVRPKCGNHSFKTIADCIWRESTEVFSRDSPINVSDSGEGESTTPTKKTEVLQ